A region of the Litchfieldia alkalitelluris genome:
AGCGCTTTTCTAAACCCGATAGGGAGGGATCACGCATTAGTAGACCAATGACATGTAACAGTGCTTACAAAAACAGCTAATCTATAATATTACTAGTAATAAAGATGGTTTTTGTAATTTTTATAAAAAAAAAGAGTATCACAATTTGATTTCATGATAAAATAGTAAAAGTGAGCATTTTGTTGTTTTTAGTTATAATGATGTTTAAATATATAAGTTTGTTTTAAAAAATTCGTATTTTTCGACAAAATCTAGTATTATATTTGTTCTATAAAATAGTTAGTATAGTTTATTCTTGAAGGTAGGTGACATCGTGGGGAAAATCATCGCGATTGCAAACCAAAAAGGTGGAGTTGGTAAAACAACTACATCAGTTAATTTAAGTGCTTGTTTAGCGTATATTGGTAAAAGGGTACTGTTAGTAGATATCGATCCGCAAGGTAACGCTACAAGTGGTACAGGAATTGAGAAGGCAGAAGTAGATCAATGTATCTATGATATTTTGGTTGAGGATGTAGAGGTACAGCATGTTGTGAAACCGACAGCAGTTGAAAATCTATCTATTATTCCTGCAACTATTCAGCTAGCAGGTGCTGAAATTGAGTTAGTTCCAACGATTTCACGTGAAGTACGGTTAAAAAGAGCTTTAGAAGCAGTAAAAGATAACTATGATTATATAATCATAGATTGCCCACCTTCATTAGGGCTATTAACAATTAATGCATTAACCGCTTCAGATGCAGTTTTAATACCTGTTCAATGTGAATATTATGCATTAGAAGGACTTAGTCAATTATTAAATACAGTTCGATTGGTTCAAAAACACCTTAATACGGATTTAATGATAGAAGGAGTTCTACTTACAATGCTAGATGCAAGGACGAACTTAGGAATTCAAGTCATTGATGAAGTGAAAAAATATTTCCAGGACAAGGTTTATCACACTATTATTCCAAGAAATATTAGGTTAAGTGAAGCACCGAGTCATGGTGAACCTATTATTATTTACGATCCAAAATCTAGAGGTGCTGAGGTATATTTAGATCTTGCAAAGGAAGTGGTAGGCAATGGCTAAAGGTCTAGGTAAAGGAATAAATGCCTTATTTACAAATATGGAAGTTGGGCGAGAAGAAGTTGTTCAAGAAATTAAGATTACCGAATTACGTCCAAATCCTTACCAGCCACGAAAGACATTCGAACCTGAAGCAATTGAAGAACTAAAAGAATCAATCTTAGCACATGGAATCTTACAACCTATCATTGTTAGGAAAAGCATTAAGGGTTTTGAAATTGTAGTCGGGGAGAGACGTTTCAGAGCGGCGAAAGCAGCCAAACTATCAAGTGTACCAGCGGTTATAAGAGATCTAACTGAACAACAAATGATGGAGCTTGCTTTATTAGAAAACCTGCAGAGAGAAGATTTAAATCCAATTGAAGAAGCCGCAGCATACCAAACTTTAATTGAACATTTAAAATTAACTCAAGAGCAATTGGCCCAACGATTAGGTAAAAGTAGGCCTCATATTGCAAACCATCTAAGATTATTATCTCTTCCAAAGACTGTTCAACAGCTCATTTCAGATGGGAAAATTTCAATGGGGCATGGTAGAACTTTACTGGGCTTAAAAAGGAAAGAAAAATTAGAACCTTTAATAGAAAAAATTATTAAGGAACAGTTGAATGTCCGCCAATTAGAAGAACTGATAAATCAATTAAATCAAAATGTTCCACGTGAAACAGTGAAACCTGCTCCTAAAAAAGATGTTTTTATTCGTGAAAGAGAGACAGTTTTAAGGGAGAAGTTTGGAACATCTGTAACGATAAAACAAAACAAGAAAAAAGGGAAAATTGAAATTGAATTTTTCTCTAAGGAAGACTTAGAAAGAATCCTTGAAATGTTAGATTCTCCAAGTGTTTCATAATTTGTGTTAGGAGAAATGGTAAATTGGTATTACTAGGTACAATTGTTAATGGGTTATGTATTATCCTCGGAACCCTTTTAGGGAAATTACTTAATCGTATTCCTGAAAATATAAAAGGCACGGTTATGCAAGGAATTGGACTGGCTGTTATTATATTGGGAATACAAATGGGGTTAAAAAGTCAGCAGTTCTTAATCGTTATATTTAGTCTTGTTTTTGGTTCGATTTTAGGTGAATACTGGGCATTAGATCATAAATTAAATGCTTTAGGTAACTGGCTGGAGAGAAAAATTGGTAAAAATCAAGAAGGAACAATTGCTAAGGGATTTGTTACAGCTACCTTAATCTTCGTTATTGGAGCTATGGCGATAATAGGTTCATTAGATAGTGGTTTAAGAAATGACCACAGAGTTTTATATACCAAGTCAATTCTAGATGGTTTTACTAGTTTAATATTAGCAACAACCCTTGGAATAGGAGTGCTTTTCTCAGCGATACCAGTTATTTTATACCAAGGATCAATCGCTATTTTTGCTACTCAAATTGAAAAATGGATACCAACTGATTTAATGAATTCATTTATTACAGAAATGACAGCAACTGGTGGTGTTATGATTTTGGCTATCGGTCTAAATTTGATAGGATTGACGAATATTAGGGTAGCAAATTTTCTACCTAGTATTTTAGTAACAGCAACTTTAGTAACTCTTTTCTATTTTTGGTCGGATGTTATTCAATTTGTTCAGGCAATTTAGAGATTTATCGGATAGATTTATCTAAGCTAACGATAAACAAAAAGATCTCTTCTTACTTTATATGTAAGAAGGGATTTTTTTATGTGATTTTATTGTTTTTTGTCAATTAGAACTTATTACGAACTACTTTTTGGGTGTATAGTTTCTTTTTTATCATTTAAATGTATCTGTCTTCTCCTATCATGAACAAGATCAACCTGACAAATACTATTCACAATTGTATCAGCCATCTTCATTACGAGGCTTAGACGTGTATTTTGAAGAACAAAGTATTCCATAAATCCGCTAACATTCACAATACCAGTTATATGTATATCTCCAACAGGTGTTAAGGCTTTATTTACACCGGCTCCAGGCTTCACAGGACCATCGCCTATAGAAATAATTCCAACGCTCTTTAATCGCCCTAAACAGGCATCAATACCGATGATAAAAGGCTTTTGATATGTTTGCTTAATCCAATTCATCTTTTCTTCTAGATTAACAGCATGTATAGGATCGTCCAAAGTGCCATATACATGAAATTGAGACAACCTTTTTTCTGTTAATTTTGTTCCTACAAGAGGGCCAAGCGAGTCACCAGTAGATCGATCAGTACCTATACAAATAATAATGATTGGTTGATTGTTAGAAGGGAGTAATGATGTGACTTTTAGTGATATATCCTTTTCTGCATCTTCTTGGTTATATAAGATACGGGTTTTATCACCTTTAATAACATCAAAAAGATTTTGTTTTAGATTCATAGGTTTCGCCCCCTTTTAATAGTACTAACAGTATACGGAAAAATCGGGACTTCTATACGTAGTAGAGAAATAATTTTAGAATTCTTTTTACTAAGATAGGAGTAAAACAATTAACCATTATAGAAGGTTATTGGAGGATGTTACACTTTAGGTTTTTTAAAATTGATATTTTTAGACTTTGGAGGGATTGCTATGTGGAGCTCTGGATTTAAATGGATGTTTCTAATAATGGGTACAACAATAGGAGCAGGATATGCCTCAGGAAGAGAATTATGGCAATTTTTTGGAGATCAAAGCGGACTTGCTATCATTCTATTTACAGTTATCTTTTCTATTTGTTGTTTTGTTATTATGAAGATTAGCTATAATGTTAAATCTGAACACTTTATACCCGTATTGCAGCAATTGATAGGAAAAAGGTTGGCACATATTTATGATGTTTTAATTATTCTATATTTGTTTACAACAACCATTGTCATGTTGGCAGGCGGGGGAGCAACACTAGAAGCATTTCAAGTTCCGTTTTGGGTAGGAATTTTTCTATTTTGTGCACTGCTAGTTCTTTTGTTTGTTTGGGGAATAAAAGGAATGGTAACAATGAATATATTTATATTACCTGTATTAATCACTGGGTTAATCATTACTT
Encoded here:
- a CDS encoding ParA family protein, with protein sequence MGKIIAIANQKGGVGKTTTSVNLSACLAYIGKRVLLVDIDPQGNATSGTGIEKAEVDQCIYDILVEDVEVQHVVKPTAVENLSIIPATIQLAGAEIELVPTISREVRLKRALEAVKDNYDYIIIDCPPSLGLLTINALTASDAVLIPVQCEYYALEGLSQLLNTVRLVQKHLNTDLMIEGVLLTMLDARTNLGIQVIDEVKKYFQDKVYHTIIPRNIRLSEAPSHGEPIIIYDPKSRGAEVYLDLAKEVVGNG
- a CDS encoding ParB/RepB/Spo0J family partition protein, giving the protein MAKGLGKGINALFTNMEVGREEVVQEIKITELRPNPYQPRKTFEPEAIEELKESILAHGILQPIIVRKSIKGFEIVVGERRFRAAKAAKLSSVPAVIRDLTEQQMMELALLENLQREDLNPIEEAAAYQTLIEHLKLTQEQLAQRLGKSRPHIANHLRLLSLPKTVQQLISDGKISMGHGRTLLGLKRKEKLEPLIEKIIKEQLNVRQLEELINQLNQNVPRETVKPAPKKDVFIRERETVLREKFGTSVTIKQNKKKGKIEIEFFSKEDLERILEMLDSPSVS
- a CDS encoding DUF554 domain-containing protein, with translation MVLLGTIVNGLCIILGTLLGKLLNRIPENIKGTVMQGIGLAVIILGIQMGLKSQQFLIVIFSLVFGSILGEYWALDHKLNALGNWLERKIGKNQEGTIAKGFVTATLIFVIGAMAIIGSLDSGLRNDHRVLYTKSILDGFTSLILATTLGIGVLFSAIPVILYQGSIAIFATQIEKWIPTDLMNSFITEMTATGGVMILAIGLNLIGLTNIRVANFLPSILVTATLVTLFYFWSDVIQFVQAI
- the yyaC gene encoding spore protease YyaC, with the protein product MNLKQNLFDVIKGDKTRILYNQEDAEKDISLKVTSLLPSNNQPIIIICIGTDRSTGDSLGPLVGTKLTEKRLSQFHVYGTLDDPIHAVNLEEKMNWIKQTYQKPFIIGIDACLGRLKSVGIISIGDGPVKPGAGVNKALTPVGDIHITGIVNVSGFMEYFVLQNTRLSLVMKMADTIVNSICQVDLVHDRRRQIHLNDKKETIHPKSSS